GGTCTTTTATCCATACGCAGTTGATATTCTTGATCTGAGAGAGCGTTCTCATGAAGCTGTGAAAGAGTTCCTTAACGAAGTCAGCGGACACCTCCATATAGGTTACAGCACTGTTGCGGCAGAGTTTATCCTTCCTGAAGTTATAAAAAAGTTTAAAGAAGATTACTATAAAACATTTTTTACTCTTGATAACGGTAATACTCAAAATGTCATTCAACGACTTTCTGACGGTATACTCGATCTTGCTATTGTTGCCAGGAAGATACCTAAGAAAGATTTGGAATACAAAGTGCTTACAAAAGACAAGATCGTTCTTATCGTGCATAAAAACCATAAATTTTTCACCCGTGACTCTGTGTTTATCGAAGAGATCCTCGGTGAAGAATTTATCACCCGTGAGGTCGGCTCGGGTACGAGAGCTTCTGTCGAGCACGCCTTTAAAAACAAAGGTTATGATTTCGACAGCCTGAACGCAGTTGCTGTGCTAAGTTCAACTTTCTCTATACG
This window of the Denitrovibrio acetiphilus DSM 12809 genome carries:
- a CDS encoding selenium metabolism-associated LysR family transcriptional regulator is translated as MDFKQIEAFVFVAKYKSFSRAAEKLLLSQPTISTHISTLEEQLGVKLFDRLSKEVVLTEAGQVFYPYAVDILDLRERSHEAVKEFLNEVSGHLHIGYSTVAAEFILPEVIKKFKEDYYKTFFTLDNGNTQNVIQRLSDGILDLAIVARKIPKKDLEYKVLTKDKIVLIVHKNHKFFTRDSVFIEEILGEEFITREVGSGTRASVEHAFKNKGYDFDSLNAVAVLSSTFSIRNAVKRELGIAFMSEMALAEDDHDTSVKAIPVTDLMVEKDVYVVYSKNRTNKKLLKHFIETILKFK